A region of Burkholderiales bacterium JOSHI_001 DNA encodes the following proteins:
- a CDS encoding ferredoxin (PFAM: 2Fe-2S iron-sulfur cluster binding domain): MANVTFSSPRMKKDVTVYAVAGDTKTLLAVAKANNIPLEFECENGECGSCQLQVTVLSDKTPYGVALTEKEKTVLRFAGKITQEQIDLAETRDIPPPWRLACQFIVRHEDILVKF; encoded by the coding sequence ATGGCCAATGTCACTTTCAGTTCCCCCCGCATGAAGAAGGACGTCACCGTCTATGCGGTGGCCGGGGACACCAAGACGCTTCTGGCCGTGGCCAAGGCGAACAACATCCCGCTCGAGTTCGAGTGCGAGAACGGCGAATGCGGCTCCTGCCAGCTGCAGGTGACCGTGCTGTCGGACAAGACGCCCTATGGCGTGGCACTGACCGAGAAGGAAAAGACCGTGCTGCGCTTCGCCGGCAAGATCACGCAGGAACAGATCGACCTGGCCGAGACGCGCGACATCCCGCCGCCCTGGCGCCTGGCCTGCCAGTTCATCGTCCGCCACGAGGACATCCTCGTGAAGTTCTGA
- a CDS encoding nitrogenase molybdenum-iron protein beta chain (PFAM: Domain of unknown function (DUF3364); Nitrogenase component 1 type Oxidoreductase~TIGRFAM: nitrogenase molybdenum-iron protein beta chain) → MPQNADKVIDHELLFREPEYQKLFADKKEFEFNHAEVKIEEIRNWTKSAEYKDKNFAREALTVNPAKACQPLGAVYVANGFHKTLSFVHGSQGCVAYYRSHFSRHFKEPTSCVSSSMTEDAAVFGGLNNMVDGLANAYNLYKPEMIAVSTTCMAEVIGDDLNAFIKTSKEKGSVPAEFDVPFAHTPAFVGSHVTGYDNALLGVLQHFWDGKAGTVPALERQPNDSINFIGGFDGFVVGNMKEIKRIFTLFGADVNILCDPSEAWNTPTDGEFRMYEGGTTKETVQRALNAKATIVFQEFCCEKTSKYIATKGQEVVALNAPVGVAGTDEFLMAISRLTGKPIPAELEKERGQLVDAMADSQAHLHGKRYALYGDPDQMLGYTQFLLELGAEPAHILATNGTEDWAAKVQKLLDASPYGAGCKAYPKRDLWHLRSLLFTEPVDFMIGNTYGKYLERDTNTPLARLVFPIFDRHHYHRFPTWGYGGALWILTMLLDEFFETLDANTIVPGKTDYSYDIIR, encoded by the coding sequence ATGCCCCAAAACGCAGACAAAGTCATCGACCACGAACTGCTCTTCCGCGAGCCCGAATACCAGAAGCTGTTTGCCGACAAGAAGGAATTCGAGTTCAACCACGCGGAAGTCAAGATCGAAGAGATCCGCAACTGGACCAAGAGCGCCGAGTACAAGGACAAGAACTTCGCCCGCGAAGCGCTGACCGTGAACCCGGCCAAGGCCTGCCAGCCCCTGGGCGCGGTGTACGTGGCCAACGGCTTCCACAAGACCCTGTCCTTCGTGCACGGCTCGCAAGGCTGCGTGGCCTACTACCGCAGCCACTTCAGCCGCCACTTCAAGGAGCCCACGTCCTGCGTCAGCTCGTCGATGACGGAAGACGCGGCCGTGTTCGGCGGCCTGAACAACATGGTGGACGGCCTGGCCAACGCCTACAACCTGTACAAGCCGGAGATGATTGCGGTGTCCACCACCTGCATGGCCGAGGTGATTGGCGACGACCTGAACGCCTTCATCAAGACCAGCAAGGAAAAGGGCAGCGTGCCGGCCGAGTTCGACGTGCCCTTCGCCCACACCCCGGCCTTCGTGGGCAGCCACGTCACGGGTTATGACAACGCCCTGCTGGGTGTGCTGCAGCACTTCTGGGACGGCAAGGCCGGCACGGTGCCGGCGCTGGAGCGCCAGCCCAACGACAGCATCAACTTCATCGGTGGCTTCGACGGCTTCGTCGTGGGCAACATGAAGGAGATCAAGCGCATCTTCACGCTCTTCGGCGCCGACGTGAACATCCTGTGCGACCCGAGCGAAGCCTGGAACACGCCCACCGACGGCGAGTTCCGCATGTACGAAGGCGGCACCACCAAGGAAACCGTGCAGCGCGCGCTGAACGCCAAGGCCACCATCGTGTTCCAGGAGTTCTGCTGCGAGAAGACCAGCAAGTACATCGCCACCAAGGGCCAGGAAGTGGTGGCCCTGAACGCCCCGGTGGGCGTGGCCGGCACCGACGAGTTCCTGATGGCCATTTCGCGCCTGACCGGCAAGCCCATCCCGGCCGAGCTGGAAAAGGAACGCGGCCAGCTGGTGGACGCCATGGCCGACAGCCAGGCCCACCTGCACGGCAAGCGCTACGCGCTGTACGGCGACCCCGACCAGATGCTGGGCTACACCCAGTTCCTGCTGGAGCTGGGTGCCGAGCCGGCGCACATCCTGGCCACCAACGGCACCGAAGACTGGGCCGCCAAGGTGCAGAAGCTGCTGGACGCATCGCCCTACGGCGCGGGCTGCAAGGCCTACCCCAAGCGCGACCTGTGGCACCTGCGCAGCCTGCTGTTCACCGAGCCGGTGGACTTCATGATCGGCAACACCTACGGCAAGTACCTGGAGCGTGACACCAACACGCCGCTGGCCCGACTGGTCTTCCCGATCTTCGACCGCCACCACTACCACCGCTTCCCCACCTGGGGCTACGGCGGCGCGCTGTGGATCCTGACGATGCTGCTGGACGAGTTCTTCGAGACGCTGGATGCGAACACCATCGTCCCCGGCAAGACCGACTACTCCTACGACATCATCAGGTAA
- a CDS encoding nitrogenase molybdenum-iron protein alpha chain (PFAM: Nitrogenase component 1 type Oxidoreductase~TIGRFAM: nitrogenase component I, alpha chain; nitrogenase molybdenum-iron protein alpha chain), translating into MTMTVEERKVANKALIDEVLKAYPDKMAKRRAKHLGQFEEGKPDCGVKSNIKSLPGVMTIRGCAYAGSKGVVWGPIKDMIHISHGPVGCGQYSWAARRNYYIGVTGVDTFVTMQFTSDFQEKDIVFGGDKKLDKIIDEIQDLFPLNKGISIQSECPIGLIGDDIEAVSKKKSKEYNGHTIVPVRCEGFRGVSQSLGHHIANDAIRDWVFDKVDPNKRPEFVSTPYDVAIIGDYNIGGDAWSSRILLEEMGLRVIAQWSGDGTIAELENTPKAKLNVLHCYRSMNYISRHMEEKYGVPWVEYNFFGPTKIEESLREIASHFDDTIKAKAEEVIAKYKPLMQAVIDKYKPRLQGKKVMLFVGGLRPRHVIGAYEDLGMEVVGTGYEFGHNDDYQRTTHYIKDGTLIYDDVTGYEFEKFVEKVQPDLVGSGIKEKYVFQKMGVPFRQMHSWDYSGPYHGYDGFAIFARDMDMAISSPIWGLTKAPWKKAA; encoded by the coding sequence ATGACCATGACGGTTGAAGAACGCAAGGTGGCCAACAAGGCCCTCATCGACGAGGTGCTGAAGGCCTACCCGGACAAGATGGCCAAGCGCCGCGCCAAGCACCTGGGCCAGTTCGAAGAGGGCAAGCCCGATTGCGGCGTCAAGTCCAACATCAAGAGCCTGCCCGGCGTGATGACCATCCGCGGCTGCGCCTACGCCGGCAGCAAGGGCGTGGTGTGGGGCCCCATCAAGGACATGATCCACATCAGCCACGGCCCGGTGGGCTGCGGCCAGTACAGCTGGGCGGCGCGCCGCAACTACTACATCGGCGTGACCGGCGTGGACACCTTCGTGACCATGCAGTTCACCAGCGATTTCCAGGAAAAGGACATCGTGTTCGGCGGCGACAAGAAGCTGGACAAGATCATCGATGAAATCCAGGACCTGTTCCCGCTGAACAAGGGCATCAGCATCCAGAGCGAATGCCCCATCGGCCTGATCGGCGACGACATCGAAGCCGTCAGCAAGAAGAAGAGCAAGGAATACAACGGCCACACCATCGTGCCCGTGCGCTGCGAAGGTTTCCGCGGCGTCAGCCAGAGCCTGGGCCACCACATCGCCAACGACGCCATCCGCGACTGGGTGTTCGACAAGGTGGACCCCAACAAGCGCCCCGAGTTCGTTTCCACGCCCTACGACGTGGCCATCATCGGCGACTACAACATCGGCGGCGACGCCTGGTCCAGCCGCATCCTGCTGGAAGAGATGGGCCTGCGCGTCATCGCGCAGTGGTCCGGTGACGGCACCATCGCCGAGCTGGAGAACACGCCCAAGGCCAAGCTGAACGTGCTGCACTGCTACCGCTCGATGAACTACATCAGCCGGCACATGGAAGAAAAGTACGGTGTGCCCTGGGTCGAGTACAACTTCTTCGGCCCGACCAAGATCGAAGAAAGCCTGCGCGAAATCGCCAGCCACTTCGACGACACCATCAAGGCCAAGGCCGAAGAGGTGATCGCCAAGTACAAGCCCCTGATGCAGGCCGTCATCGACAAGTACAAGCCGCGCCTGCAGGGCAAGAAGGTCATGCTGTTCGTCGGTGGCCTGCGTCCGCGCCACGTGATCGGCGCCTACGAAGACCTGGGCATGGAAGTGGTGGGCACGGGCTACGAGTTCGGCCACAACGACGACTACCAGCGCACCACGCACTACATCAAGGACGGCACGCTGATCTATGACGACGTGACCGGCTACGAATTCGAGAAGTTCGTCGAGAAGGTGCAGCCCGACCTGGTGGGCAGCGGCATCAAGGAAAAGTACGTCTTCCAGAAGATGGGCGTGCCCTTCCGCCAGATGCACAGCTGGGACTACAGCGGCCCCTACCACGGCTACGACGGCTTCGCCATCTTCGCCCGCGACATGGACATGGCGATCAGCTCGCCGATCTGGGGGCTGACGAAAGCCCCCTGGAAGAAGGCGGCTTAA
- a CDS encoding nitrogenase iron protein (PFAM: 4Fe-4S iron sulfur cluster binding proteins, NifH/frxC family~TIGRFAM: nitrogenase iron protein): MAKLRQIAFYGKGGIGKSTTSQNTLAALAQMGQKILIVGCDPKADSTRLILHAKAQDTILSLAAEAGSVEDLELEDVMKIGYRDIRCVESGGPEPGVGCAGRGVITSINFLEENGAYDGVDYVSYDVLGDVVCGGFAMPIRENKAQEIYIVMSGEMMAMYAANNISKGILKYANSGGVRLGGLVCNERQTDKELELAESLAKMLGSRLIHFVPRDNIVQHAELRRMTVLEYAPESKQAQEYRTLAEKIHANAGNGTIPTPITMDQLEDLLMEHGIMKTIDESQVGKTAAELAA, from the coding sequence ATGGCCAAACTTCGGCAAATCGCCTTCTACGGCAAGGGTGGTATCGGCAAGTCCACCACCTCGCAAAACACCCTGGCGGCCCTGGCCCAGATGGGCCAGAAGATCCTCATCGTCGGCTGCGACCCCAAGGCCGACTCCACCCGCCTGATCCTGCACGCCAAGGCCCAGGACACCATCCTGTCCCTGGCCGCCGAAGCCGGCAGCGTGGAGGACCTGGAGCTGGAAGACGTCATGAAGATCGGCTACCGCGACATCCGTTGCGTGGAGTCCGGTGGTCCGGAGCCGGGCGTGGGCTGCGCCGGCCGTGGCGTGATCACCTCGATCAACTTCCTGGAAGAAAACGGCGCCTACGACGGCGTGGACTATGTGTCCTACGACGTGCTGGGTGACGTGGTGTGCGGCGGCTTCGCGATGCCCATCCGCGAAAACAAGGCGCAGGAAATCTACATCGTGATGTCCGGCGAGATGATGGCCATGTACGCGGCCAACAACATCTCCAAGGGCATCCTGAAGTACGCCAACAGCGGTGGCGTGCGCCTGGGCGGCCTGGTGTGCAACGAGCGCCAGACCGACAAGGAACTGGAACTGGCCGAGAGCCTGGCCAAGATGCTGGGCAGCCGCCTGATCCACTTCGTGCCGCGCGACAACATCGTGCAGCACGCCGAGCTGCGTCGCATGACGGTGCTGGAGTACGCGCCGGAAAGCAAGCAGGCGCAGGAGTACCGCACCCTGGCCGAGAAGATCCACGCCAATGCGGGCAACGGCACCATCCCCACCCCCATCACCATGGACCAGCTGGAAGACCTGCTGATGGAGCACGGGATCATGAAGACCATCGACGAAAGCCAGGTCGGCAAGACCGCGGCCGAGCTCGCGGCCTGA
- a CDS encoding hemoglobin (PFAM: Bacterial-like globin) codes for MQHALSPAHAVAAAPANPHYERLGGHAAVRRLVQAFYDAMNTREDARTIRAMHAADLGLTQEVLVKYLSEWMGGPKHYTPERGTPMLRRRHQPFAIDASARDAWMACMRQALAATCADEGLRAELDAAFYKVADFIRNTEPGGSTRAHPGRPRETLAHPTAAAPHTSQPDSTPRSPA; via the coding sequence ATGCAACACGCCCTGTCTCCCGCCCACGCTGTGGCCGCTGCGCCGGCCAACCCGCACTACGAACGTTTGGGCGGCCACGCGGCCGTGCGGCGCCTGGTGCAGGCCTTCTATGACGCGATGAACACGCGGGAAGACGCCAGGACCATCCGCGCCATGCACGCCGCCGACCTGGGGCTGACGCAGGAGGTGCTGGTGAAGTACCTCAGCGAATGGATGGGCGGCCCCAAGCACTACACGCCCGAGCGCGGCACGCCCATGCTGCGCCGGCGCCACCAGCCCTTCGCCATTGACGCCAGCGCGCGCGACGCCTGGATGGCCTGCATGCGCCAGGCCCTGGCCGCCACCTGTGCCGACGAAGGCCTGCGTGCCGAACTGGACGCCGCCTTCTACAAGGTGGCCGATTTCATCCGCAACACCGAACCCGGCGGCAGCACCCGTGCCCACCCGGGCCGTCCGCGCGAAACCCTGGCCCACCCGACCGCGGCGGCGCCGCACACGTCCCAACCCGATTCAACCCCACGGAGCCCCGCATGA
- a CDS encoding Dinitrogenase reductase ADP-ribosyltransferase (DRAT) (PFAM: Dinitrogenase reductase ADP-ribosyltransferase (DRAT)), producing the protein MTDEPHPARWHSTNLVGVPGPVLAAVSFNAHPVPLSIAGARAVHGGLFALLARAEDMAQAREMFGHYMSLSFGLAPDEGARSATERRRWRTSYRKLLQGWGLDANGAAGAVFKGWVESRFGLAPWFHKAPLVRFPSPAWVGYMEEKASARWNNNSIWQQLDLLYEFSQWMLRRFPALLPQREGPHVRLWRGSTQVEEQLVAGSLRQRHCTVRLNSVVSFAVTREAAECFGDWIFEALVPLAKVVVAPGVLDAPLLQGEGEVIALGGDYEVKASYGC; encoded by the coding sequence GTGACCGACGAGCCGCACCCGGCGCGCTGGCACAGCACCAACCTGGTGGGCGTGCCGGGGCCGGTGCTGGCCGCCGTCAGCTTCAACGCGCACCCGGTGCCGCTGTCCATCGCCGGGGCGCGCGCCGTCCATGGCGGCTTGTTCGCCTTGCTGGCCAGGGCCGAGGACATGGCCCAGGCGCGGGAGATGTTCGGCCACTACATGAGCTTGTCCTTCGGCCTGGCGCCGGACGAGGGCGCGCGCAGCGCCACCGAACGCCGCCGTTGGCGCACCAGCTACCGCAAGCTGTTGCAGGGCTGGGGCCTGGACGCCAATGGCGCGGCTGGCGCGGTGTTCAAGGGCTGGGTGGAAAGCCGCTTCGGCCTGGCGCCCTGGTTCCACAAGGCGCCGTTGGTGCGCTTCCCCTCGCCCGCCTGGGTGGGCTACATGGAAGAAAAGGCCAGCGCGCGCTGGAACAACAACAGCATCTGGCAGCAGCTGGACCTGCTGTACGAATTCAGCCAATGGATGCTGCGCCGCTTCCCCGCCCTGCTGCCCCAGCGCGAAGGCCCGCACGTGCGTCTGTGGCGCGGCAGCACCCAGGTGGAAGAACAGCTGGTGGCCGGCAGCCTGCGCCAGCGCCACTGCACGGTGCGGCTGAACAGCGTGGTGTCCTTTGCCGTCACGCGCGAAGCGGCCGAATGTTTTGGCGACTGGATTTTCGAGGCTCTGGTGCCACTGGCCAAGGTGGTGGTCGCCCCCGGCGTGCTGGACGCGCCACTGCTGCAGGGCGAAGGCGAGGTCATCGCGCTGGGCGGCGACTACGAGGTCAAGGCCAGCTATGGATGCTGA